A single window of Plasmodium reichenowi strain SY57 chromosome 12, whole genome shotgun sequence DNA harbors:
- a CDS encoding leucine-rich repeat protein has protein sequence MNIKSKIQKLKLENDVIYSSNLIINEDDIADFVSTLNIQKKNINDKNCSTHNLSTVKEIQLSSLKINDWGLSILIPCILRSRRLTTLNLSNNCLTNDSANILSKCLKYLPHLRCLNLSNNLIKCQGAIDIIEEFFEDNIKENSTCFNIYHVDNVEENMLTNNNKINQNKCHDIIQANEKEDFIFEYKNCNNILNYKEDNYIIPKQFNDYHHICNDDKYFSIIKNKEENEDLQEIDISDNFLGTNFIIKLSDILHKKKDKKKYKIVLKNVGINNTAISYFLPKCKDVEILNISENNIMFENFPKYIEILFDVHPELKQLYLASICGDHPDGDNNNIDKNNMDKNNIKNDNTNDCYNNFNNVYNIITSQNRIFTQLIKNLYKAKNLRILCLSNNNINDDNFKTFCLHIQHNKDNKIEEIDFSYNRITDLTPLNECLKKNHTLKIINLSNNHITDEKIKRFCYENLSENLNISELSLAYNKLSNNSCIYISDALINQANLIKTTLKETYEFIKQNSSSTHEDFHMYINKMSDKKEDVDKEKYGDKKGDVDKKDVYNEKYGDKKEDVDNEQYGDKKDVDNEKYGDKKDVDNEKYGDNNNMNANPYKNTNSIYNNNNKEDITNINIFKDIIINRHNEQNNFFSCIGISNFYRATDLSKNLYLQEKRRNCIYKKNEQFNKLYNSNNIFSANCLKGLKFLNLSGCNINNDGISYLLKSLKTSLCTLEYLDISCCQDLSDNTYQAFTNLISYKKYKFLKTNHFVFKNLPLTIRGIPPMLIPLYDSEDNTDKNSTESDWWNYKKED, from the exons ATGAATATTAAGAGTAAGATTCAAAAGTTAAAATTAGAAAATGACGTTATATATTCCtcaaatttaataataaatgaagatGACATTGCAGATTTTGTTTCAACTTTAAacattcaaaaaaaaaatataaatgataaaaattgtTCAACACATAATTTAAGTACAGTCAAAGAAATACAATTAAGTAGTCTCAAAATTAATGACTGGGGCTTATCTATTCTTATACCGTGTATATTAAGAAGCAGAAGACTTACAACATTAAATCTTTCAAATAATTGTTTAACAAAT GATAGCGCCAACATCTTGTCGAAGTGCCTAAAGTATCTACCACATCTAAGGTGTCTCAATTTAtctaataatttaataaaatgcCAAGGTGCAATTGACATTATTGAAGAATTTTTTGAAGACAacataaaagaaaattcaacctgttttaatatttatcatGTTGATAATgtagaagaaaatatgttaacaaacaataataaaataaatcaaaacAAGTGTCATGATATAATACAAGCAAATGAGAAGGAGgattttatatttgaatataaaaattgtaataatattctaAATTACAAAGAAGATAACTATATAATTCCCAAACAATTTAATgattatcatcatatatgtaatgatgataaatatttttcgatcattaaaaataaagaagaaaatgaagatCTACAAGAAATTGATATATCAGATAATTTCTTAGGTACCAATTTTATAATCAAATTAAGTGACATActacataaaaaaaaagacaaaaagaaatataaaattgttctaaaaaatgttggaattaataatacagctatttcttattttctACCTAAATGTAAAGATGtagaaatattaaacatatcggagaataatattatgtttgAAAACTTTCCAAAGTATATTGAGATATTGTTTGATGTACATCCAGAATTAAAACAATTATATTTAGCAAGCATATGTGGAGATCATCCAGATGGtgataacaataatattgataagaataatatggataagaataatattaagaaTGACAATACCAATGattgttataataattttaataacgtatataacattataaCTAGCCAAAATAGAATATTCACacaattaataaaaaatttatataaggCAAAAAATTTACGCATACTTTGCctttcaaataataatataaatgatgataacTTCAAAACATTTTGTTTACATATCCAACATAATAAAGACAATAAAATTGAAGAGATCgatttttcatataatcGTATCACAGATCTTACCCCTTTAAATGaatgtttaaaaaagaaccacacattaaaaattatcaatttatctaataatcatataacagatgaaaaaataaaaagattTTGTTATGAAAATCTGTcagaaaatttaaatatttctgAGCTCTCCTTAGCCTATAATAAGTTATCTAATAATTCTTGCATTTATATATCGGATGCCTTGATCAATCAAGCCAATCTTATTAAGACTACCCTTAAGGAAACGTATGaatttataaaacaaaattcGTCCTCAACGCACGAAGATTTTCATAtgtacataaataaaatgagtgataaaaaagaagatgttgataaggaaaaatatggtgataaaaaaggagatgttgataaaaaagatgtttataatgaaaagtatggtgataaaaaagaagatgTTGATAATGAACAATATGGTGATAAAAAAGATGttgataatgaaaaatatggtgataaaaaagatgttgataatgaaaaatatggtgataataataatatgaatgctaatccatataaaaatacaaacagtatatataataataataataaagaagatattactaatataaatatatttaaagatataataattaatagacataatgaacaaaataattttttttcatgcATTGGGATATCGAATTTTTATAGAGCAACAGATTTATCCaaaaatttatatcttcAAGAAAAGCGTAgaaattgtatatataaaaaaaatgaacaatttaataaattatataatagtaataatatattttcagCTAATTGCTTAAAAGGATTAAAATTTCTTAATCTTTCAGGttgtaatataaataatgatggtatttcttatcttttaaaatcATTAAAAACATCTTTATGTACCTTAGAATATTTAGATATATCATGTTGTCAAGATTTAAGTGATAATACATATCAAGCATTTACTAACTTAATatcttataaaaaatataaatttctAAAAACTAATCATTTcgtatttaaaaatttacCGCTCACTATAAGGGGAATCCCACCCATGTTGATCCCTCTGTATGATTCGGAAGATAACACAGACAAAAACAGTACAg aATCGGATTGGTGgaattataaaaaggaaGATTAA
- a CDS encoding hypothetical protein (conserved Plasmodium protein, unknown function) — protein MKNEDSTYKEDKYSKYSKENIQKICATPYTGSNIGNTVESVYFVNYRAVVVKTKHYYVTQNSYMLFGDVFKIYNLKGEIKKIHAFFPGDENNLSDTLIMLKTTIVAVTTSKGEALRLADEINMTCKICHKKRKATKFSIEGFLRKVRCDTCRVKPRSVICKNINNNKKINNSKNNTNSNNNNNNINNNINNNNNINNNNNNNNNNNNNNNNSNSNNSNNKNDSLKPDESNIQSNQNKHLTKNKIIKYENIDDENIKNENFKNMNIKKVNTKNCNITNRKAKKTDNNIQNDMNNNHLNNNFVNNNNNLNNNHPNNNFVNNNNNLNNNHPNNNFVNNNQLNNHPLDNRDKIQSHNYKHANSNSVLKYNNSNNNYSASQNQFFFFPEEENRTHYLENEPNKRDEIICMIIELIKYISYMQKALIKASEGNFLIENPDINVENVSKLVYSAQQLCNKLLNQNNIEGEYGNNHLCAPTSLLLHNNEKGNTIKSDVNINNISNNNNNNNNNNINYNNNNNINYNNNNVNYNNFSNNQLKIKYTKMYQAKVNHITRTSNLNLNNSNNNNNNTDMFYNMNNQNDMRTTNTHMTNLSYINRNEQNKNNNMNNDTDSNIYINNKSNDNNIINNINNMSIMNNINNINNINNIKNINNINNIKNINNINNINSINSINNMNHMNHMNSINGDNNINGNNNINGNNNINGNNNINGNNNINGSNNINSNNNINSNNNILNNTNERNKYNIENEYSKNIQNIQNIQNIQNNQSYVIPYYYNNRHNINSSTSLDTSTNDQKNKSYIKDNKEYMYENNQKDQHEDKNQYHDHQGKQQQQQQQQQQQQQQQQQHQQHQQQHHNNNINHTKNNYYNNKQQFLFSTLSKQYNTNVNISFANINNSLSNICRNVSKNYNLKDTVLNMEK, from the coding sequence atgaaaaatgaagattctacatataaagaagataagtattcaaaatattcaaaagagaatatacaaaaaatatgtgCTACTCCATATACCGGATCTAATATAGGTAACACAGTAGAATCTgtttattttgttaattATAGAGCTGTTGTAGTAAAAACAAAACATTATTATGTTACTCAAAACTCTTATATGCTTTTTGGTGATGtctttaaaatatataatttaaaaggagagataaaaaaaatacatgCATTTTTTCCAGgagatgaaaataatttatcgGACACATTAATAATGTTAAAAACAACAATAGTTGCTGTTACTACATCTAAAGGAGAAGCTTTGCGTTTGGCTGATGAAATTAATATGACATGTAAAATATGTCataagaaaagaaaagcAACTAAATTTTCTATAGAAGGATTTCTAAGAAAAGTTAGATGTGACACCTGTAGAGTTAAACCACGAAGTGtaatttgtaaaaatataaataacaataaaaaaataaacaattcaaaaaataacacaaatagtaataataataataataatataaataataatataaataataataataatataaataataataataataataataataataataataataataataataatagtaatagtaataatagtaataataaaaatgattcGTTAAAACCAGATGAAAGTAATATACAGAGTAATCAAAATAAACATcttacaaaaaataaaattattaaatatgaaaatatagatgacgaaaatataaaaaatgaaaattttaaaaatatgaatatcaaaaaagttaatacaaaaaattgtaatatCACAAATAGAAAGGCAAAAAAAActgataataatatacaaaatgatatgaataataatcatcTTAACAACAattttgttaataataataataatcttaataataatcatcCTAACAACAattttgttaataataataataatcttaataataatcatcCTAACAACAattttgttaataataatcaacTTAACAACCATCCTCTTGACAATAGGGATAAAATACAATCTCATAATTACAAACATGCAAATTCTAACTCAGTccttaaatataataatagtaataataattactCAGCTAGCCAAaatcaatttttttttttcccaGAGGAAGAAAATAGAACTCATTATCTAGAGAATGAACCCAATAAGAGGGATGAAATAATTTGCATGATAATTGAacttataaaatatatctcATACATGCAAAAGGCATTAATAAAAGCATCTGAAGGAAATTTCTTGATTGAAAATCCAGACATCAATGTAGAAAATGTATCGAAATTAGTTTATTCAGCTCAACAATTATGTAACAAATTACTTAAccaaaataatatagaagGAGAATATGGGAATAATCATTTGTGTGCACCTACTTCGTTGCTTCTTCACAATAATGAGAAGGGAAATACAATAAAAAGTGATGtcaatataaataatataagtaataataataataataataataataataatattaattataataataacaataatattaattataataataataatgttaattataataactTTAGTAATAATCAACTAAAAATCAAGTACACAAAAATGTATCAAGCTAAAGTCAATCACATAACCAGGACAAGCAATTtgaatttaaataatagtaataataataataataatacggatatgttttataatatgaacaatcAAAATGATATGAGAACTACAAATACTCACATGACTAACCTTTCTTATATTAATAgaaatgaacaaaataaaaataataatatgaataatgaTACCGATagcaatatatatataaataataaaagcaatgataataatattattaataatataaacaatatgagcataatgaataatataaacaatataaataatataaataatataaaaaatataaataatataaataatataaaaaatataaataatataaataatattaatagtattaatagtattaataatatgaatcATATGAATCATATGAATAGTATTAATGGTgacaataatattaatggtaacaataatattaatggtaacaataatattaatggtaacaataatattaatggtaacaataatattaatggtagcaataatattaatagtaacaataatattaatagtaacaataatataCTTAATAATACCAatgaaagaaataaatataatattgagaacgaatattcaaaaaatattcaaaatattcaaaatatacaaaatatacaaaataatcAATCTTATGTAATaccatattattataataatcgTCATAATATTAACTCTTCGACATCTTTGGATACTTCAACAAATgatcaaaaaaataaatcatatataaaggataataaagaatatatgtatgaaaATAATCAGAAGGATCAACACGAAGATAAAAATCAATATCATGATCACCAAGGCaaacaacaacaacaacaacaacaacaacaacaacaacaacaacaacaacaacaacatCAACAACATCAACAACAacatcataataataatataaatcatacaaaaaataattattataataataaacagCAGTTCTTATTTTCTACTTTGTcaaaacaatataatacTAATGTCAATATTTCATTCGctaatataaacaattcTTTATCAAATATTTGTAGGAATGTCTctaaaaattataatcTCAAAGATACGGTTCTAAATATGGAAAAGTAA